In Streptomyces canus, one DNA window encodes the following:
- a CDS encoding acyl-CoA dehydrogenase family protein, which yields MTDAAELKRRTAELLAAHPPATTDRLDFLKARFDAGLAWVHYPEGLGGLNAPRSLQAVVDAELEAAGAPDNDPRRNGIGLGMAAPTILRYGTEEQKQRFLRPLWVGEEVWCQLFSEPGAGSDLAALGTRAVREGDSWVVNGQKVWTSGAHNSRWAILIARTDPDVPKHAGITYFLCDMTDPGVEVRPLRQITGEAEFNEVFLTDVRIPDSRRLGEVGDGWKVAQTTLNNERVAIGGMRLPREGGMIGPVSKTWRERPELRTQDLHQRLLKLWVDSEVARLTAERLRQQLVAGQPGPEGAGMKLAFARLNQEISGLEVELRGEEGLLYDDWTLRRPELVDFTGRDAGYRYLRSKGNSIEGGTSEVLLNIVAERVLGLPAEPRTDKDVAWKDLSR from the coding sequence ATGACCGACGCAGCCGAACTCAAGCGCCGCACCGCCGAGTTGCTGGCCGCACACCCTCCCGCGACCACGGACCGGCTCGACTTCCTCAAGGCCCGTTTCGACGCGGGCCTCGCCTGGGTGCACTATCCGGAGGGCCTCGGGGGCCTGAACGCGCCCCGCTCTCTCCAGGCCGTCGTGGACGCCGAGTTGGAGGCCGCGGGCGCTCCCGACAACGACCCGCGGCGCAACGGCATCGGCCTCGGCATGGCCGCGCCGACGATCCTCAGGTACGGCACCGAGGAGCAGAAGCAGCGCTTCCTGCGGCCCCTGTGGGTGGGGGAGGAGGTCTGGTGCCAGCTGTTCAGCGAGCCCGGCGCCGGGTCCGACCTCGCCGCACTCGGCACCCGGGCCGTGCGGGAGGGCGACAGCTGGGTGGTCAACGGGCAGAAGGTGTGGACGTCCGGCGCCCACAACTCCCGCTGGGCCATCCTCATCGCCCGCACCGACCCGGACGTGCCCAAGCACGCGGGCATCACCTACTTCCTCTGCGACATGACCGACCCCGGTGTCGAGGTGCGGCCGCTGCGCCAGATCACCGGCGAGGCCGAGTTCAACGAGGTCTTCCTCACCGACGTCCGCATCCCCGACAGCCGCCGGCTCGGCGAGGTCGGCGACGGCTGGAAGGTCGCGCAGACCACGCTGAACAACGAGCGCGTCGCGATCGGCGGCATGCGGCTGCCCCGCGAGGGCGGCATGATCGGCCCGGTCTCCAAGACCTGGCGCGAGCGCCCCGAACTGCGCACCCAGGACCTGCACCAGCGCCTGCTGAAGCTCTGGGTCGACTCCGAGGTCGCCCGCCTCACCGCGGAGCGCCTGCGCCAGCAGCTCGTCGCCGGACAGCCGGGGCCCGAGGGCGCCGGCATGAAGCTCGCCTTCGCCCGCCTCAACCAGGAGATCAGCGGCCTGGAGGTCGAACTGCGCGGCGAGGAGGGCCTGTTGTACGACGACTGGACCTTGCGACGCCCGGAGCTGGTGGACTTCACCGGCCGCGACGCCGGCTACCGCTACCTGCGCTCCAAGGGCAACAGCATCGAGGGCGGGACCAGCGAGGTCCTGCTGAACATCGTCGCCGAGCGCGTCCTGGGCCTCCCGGCCGAGCCGCGTACCGACAAGGACGTCGCCTGGAAGGACCTGTCCCGATGA
- a CDS encoding acyl-CoA dehydrogenase family protein, giving the protein MSAQPDLLYSEEEEALRAAVRDLLADHCDAPGVIARTESDTPHDLAAWKALTDGMGLAGLLVPEDKGGQGATHREVAVVLEELGRAVAPVPYLTSAVVATEALLACDTDDLLSELASGRRIGALAVSLSVAPGGAYKVVRHEDGGLHGELTAIADAQAADVLLVPADDGGLYAVEAASATVTPQISFDLTRPLATVTLDGARGRPLGDAEVAVHRALRAGAGLLASEQLGLADWTLTETVRYLKERKQFNRPVGGFQALKHRLAQLWLEVVNLRAAARNAADALATGEDADVAVAVAQAYAATVAVHAAEEALQLHAGIGMTWEHPVHLYLKRAKADSIAYGTAGAHRARLAELVDLQAP; this is encoded by the coding sequence ATGAGCGCACAGCCCGACCTGCTGTACTCGGAGGAGGAAGAGGCGCTGCGGGCCGCCGTACGGGACCTCCTCGCCGACCACTGCGACGCGCCGGGTGTGATCGCCCGTACCGAGTCGGACACCCCGCACGACCTCGCGGCCTGGAAGGCCCTCACCGACGGCATGGGCCTCGCGGGGCTCCTGGTGCCCGAGGACAAGGGCGGTCAGGGCGCCACGCACCGCGAAGTCGCTGTGGTCCTGGAGGAGTTGGGCCGCGCGGTCGCTCCCGTGCCCTATCTCACCAGTGCGGTCGTCGCCACCGAGGCCCTGCTCGCCTGCGACACCGACGACCTCCTCTCCGAGCTCGCGTCCGGGCGGAGGATCGGCGCCCTCGCCGTCTCCCTGAGCGTCGCCCCGGGCGGCGCCTACAAGGTCGTACGCCACGAAGACGGGGGCCTGCACGGGGAGTTGACGGCGATCGCGGACGCTCAGGCGGCCGACGTGCTGCTCGTGCCCGCGGACGACGGCGGGCTGTACGCGGTGGAGGCCGCCTCCGCGACCGTCACTCCGCAGATCTCCTTCGACCTGACCCGTCCGCTCGCGACCGTCACCCTCGACGGGGCGCGGGGCCGCCCGCTGGGCGACGCCGAAGTCGCCGTGCACCGCGCGCTGCGGGCCGGCGCCGGACTGCTCGCCTCCGAGCAACTCGGTCTCGCCGACTGGACGTTGACCGAGACCGTGCGCTACCTCAAGGAGCGCAAGCAGTTCAACCGGCCCGTCGGCGGCTTCCAGGCGCTCAAGCACAGGCTCGCCCAGTTGTGGCTGGAGGTCGTCAACCTCCGTGCCGCCGCCCGGAACGCGGCCGACGCGCTCGCGACGGGTGAGGACGCCGACGTGGCGGTCGCCGTCGCGCAGGCCTACGCGGCCACCGTCGCGGTGCACGCCGCCGAGGAGGCGCTCCAGCTCCACGCGGGGATCGGCATGACCTGGGAGCACCCGGTGCACCTGTACCTCAAGCGGGCCAAGGCCGACTCGATCGCCTACGGCACGGCCGGCGCGCATCGCGCCCGGTTGGCCGAACTCGTCGACCTCCAGGCACCTTGA
- a CDS encoding phosphatidylinositol-specific phospholipase C/glycerophosphodiester phosphodiesterase family protein — protein MALITRRRALSTLGAAVAATLAPPVGSAWADNRPHRPRPLWRAHAHNDYEHPRPLLDALDHRFGSVEADIFLVGDQLLIGHTVDDLDPTRTLESLYLDPLARIVKAHRGSVYRGYRRPLQLLVDIKTEGSSTYLELDRHLRRHRHLFTTYVHGKVVPGPVTAVISGDRAARVPMEAQAVRRAFYDGRLADLGTSAPASLIPLISDNWTLHFTWLGEGVFPDAERQKLRTIVQQAHARGQKVRFWATPDLAGPARDALWAELLAAGVDYFNTDDLAGLEAFLDTHG, from the coding sequence ATGGCCCTCATCACTCGTCGCAGAGCCCTCTCCACCCTCGGCGCCGCGGTCGCGGCGACGCTCGCCCCGCCCGTCGGCAGCGCATGGGCCGACAACCGGCCGCACCGCCCCCGTCCGTTGTGGCGCGCCCACGCCCACAACGACTACGAGCATCCGCGCCCCCTCCTCGACGCCCTCGACCACCGCTTCGGCAGCGTCGAGGCCGACATCTTCCTCGTCGGCGACCAGCTCCTCATCGGCCACACCGTGGACGACCTCGACCCGACACGCACCCTCGAGTCCCTCTACCTCGACCCGCTGGCCAGGATCGTCAAGGCCCACCGCGGTTCGGTGTACCGGGGTTACCGCCGTCCCCTGCAACTGCTCGTCGACATCAAGACCGAGGGCTCCTCGACCTACCTCGAACTCGACCGCCATCTGCGGCGCCACCGGCACCTGTTCACGACGTACGTACACGGCAAGGTCGTCCCCGGACCGGTGACCGCCGTGATCTCCGGCGACCGCGCCGCCCGTGTCCCGATGGAGGCCCAGGCCGTGCGCCGGGCGTTCTACGACGGTCGGCTCGCCGACCTCGGCACCTCGGCGCCCGCCTCCCTCATTCCGCTGATCAGCGACAACTGGACGCTCCACTTCACCTGGCTCGGTGAGGGCGTCTTCCCCGACGCCGAGCGGCAGAAGCTGCGGACCATCGTTCAGCAGGCCCACGCGCGCGGACAGAAGGTGCGGTTCTGGGCCACCCCGGACCTCGCGGGCCCCGCCCGGGACGCGCTGTGGGCCGAGCTTCTCGCCGCCGGCGTCGACTACTTCAACACCGACGACCTGGCAGGCCTGGAGGCCTTCCTGGACACCCACGGATAG
- a CDS encoding phosphodiester glycosidase family protein, whose product MTHRQRRLGAGRSVLTFLAALGTLAGAALVGAAPAGAVQGWTRLATGVQYEEFDIDAAAGVTHAHVIGVDLSDPGVRMELLYPGAVAARATVSRLATAQGALAGVNGDFFNITESQHPGVEATGASVGPAIAQGRALKAAVPRGQRFGPALPSGTSTKDVFGVGTDGLARLDDLALDGSVRTPEGQLPLGGLNQYALPVGSVGAFTSDWGSASRVRSTCGTDTDRAAPCSTDTYEVTVRAGKVVATADAPGSGAIAAGTTVLVGREAGAQHLRKLSVGAAVTVQHQLVAASAKLPYRFALGGYPVLDDGRPLPGLDDTTSAVRTAVGVADGGRRLYLLALDGAPDYRSGLTIAEVADTMRTLGSVDAFSLDGGGSTTMAARMPGTGSVAALNHPSGGAERPVPNGIGVFSTG is encoded by the coding sequence GTGACGCATCGTCAAAGACGGCTCGGCGCAGGCAGATCGGTACTGACGTTTCTAGCGGCACTCGGCACGCTGGCCGGTGCGGCCCTGGTGGGGGCGGCACCGGCCGGCGCCGTGCAGGGGTGGACACGGCTCGCGACCGGCGTGCAGTACGAGGAGTTCGACATCGACGCGGCCGCGGGCGTGACGCATGCCCATGTGATCGGCGTGGACCTGAGCGATCCGGGGGTGCGGATGGAGCTGTTGTATCCGGGTGCGGTGGCCGCGCGGGCCACGGTGTCCCGGCTGGCCACCGCGCAGGGCGCGCTCGCGGGGGTGAACGGCGACTTCTTCAACATCACGGAGTCCCAGCACCCGGGCGTCGAGGCCACCGGCGCGAGCGTGGGCCCGGCGATCGCGCAGGGCCGCGCGCTCAAGGCGGCGGTGCCGCGCGGTCAGCGCTTCGGGCCCGCGCTGCCGTCCGGCACGAGCACCAAGGACGTGTTCGGCGTGGGCACCGACGGTCTGGCCCGCCTCGACGACCTGGCGCTCGACGGGTCGGTGCGGACGCCCGAGGGACAGCTGCCGCTGGGCGGGCTGAACCAGTACGCGCTGCCCGTGGGCTCGGTCGGGGCGTTCACCTCGGACTGGGGCAGCGCCTCCCGGGTGCGGTCGACCTGCGGGACGGACACCGACCGGGCCGCCCCGTGCAGCACGGACACCTACGAGGTGACGGTCCGCGCCGGGAAGGTCGTGGCCACGGCCGACGCCCCGGGCAGCGGAGCGATCGCCGCCGGCACCACCGTGCTCGTCGGCCGGGAGGCCGGCGCGCAGCACCTGCGGAAGCTGTCCGTCGGCGCGGCGGTGACGGTGCAGCACCAACTGGTCGCGGCCTCGGCGAAGCTCCCGTACCGCTTCGCGCTCGGCGGCTACCCGGTGCTCGACGACGGCCGCCCGCTGCCCGGCCTCGACGACACGACGTCGGCCGTGCGCACGGCGGTGGGTGTCGCGGACGGCGGACGGCGGCTGTATCTCCTGGCGCTGGACGGGGCGCCCGACTACCGCAGTGGGCTGACGATCGCCGAAGTGGCGGACACCATGCGGACGTTGGGCTCCGTCGACGCTTTCAGCCTGGACGGCGGTGGTTCCACGACCATGGCCGCCCGGATGCCGGGCACGGGCTCCGTCGCCGCCCTCAACCACCCCTCCGGCGGCGCCGAGCGGCCCGTGCCGAACGGCATCGGGGTCTTCTCCACGGGCTGA
- a CDS encoding DUF779 domain-containing protein: protein MDEDSARAVYDEVPRVELTPAAAELLLRLREAHGPLMFHQSGGCCDGSAPMCYPAGEFRTGGSDVLLAELDVPGVEEPVTFWMSRSQYAVWSHTRLIVDVVAGRGSGFSLEAPEGVRFLIRSRVVGA from the coding sequence ATGGACGAGGATTCCGCACGTGCCGTGTACGACGAGGTGCCGCGCGTCGAGCTCACACCCGCGGCCGCCGAGCTGTTGCTCCGTTTGCGCGAGGCGCACGGGCCGCTGATGTTCCACCAGTCCGGCGGCTGCTGCGACGGCAGCGCACCGATGTGCTACCCGGCGGGCGAGTTCCGCACCGGCGGCTCGGACGTACTGCTCGCCGAGCTGGACGTGCCGGGGGTCGAGGAGCCGGTGACCTTCTGGATGTCGAGGAGCCAGTACGCGGTGTGGAGCCACACCCGGCTGATCGTGGACGTGGTCGCGGGCCGGGGCAGTGGGTTCTCGCTGGAGGCACCCGAGGGGGTGCGTTTCCTCATCCGTTCGCGTGTGGTCGGCGCTTAG
- a CDS encoding bifunctional class I SAM-dependent methyltransferase/NUDIX hydrolase: MTTRPVGPDAVNAEAWHTYGDHHLRRGTVLPELERFDWGLRGIGPGAEILGELAGRRVLDLGCGPARHAAHLVRAYGASVDAVDSSPTQHERALARYGSLPGLRLIRADAVEHLGTAEPYDVVYSVNAVPYVDPRRLLPALAAALRPGGTLCFTVLHTNSVGEGPSAAFESRPEILRLAGGGEVAVRMWVLTPELWTDLLGEHGLRVAGIDVLDAPEEGNHASYRIFRATRPVRVSSRPRTNRGPIPHAAIGVGAILYGPRGLLLGRHRRGTWELPGGTVEAGESLAETVVRELREETGIEARPADVRLLGTLLDDVEGVVRMTVAARVTAWRGEPSDQPDERVGDWRWFALDRLPENLFVCSAQGLTAWRPDLPIDHTPAHFTPYAG, encoded by the coding sequence TTGACCACGCGACCCGTCGGCCCCGACGCCGTCAACGCCGAGGCCTGGCACACCTACGGCGACCACCATCTGCGGCGCGGCACGGTTCTGCCGGAGCTGGAGCGGTTCGACTGGGGCCTGCGGGGCATCGGGCCGGGCGCGGAGATCCTCGGTGAGCTCGCCGGGCGGCGCGTGCTGGACCTCGGGTGCGGCCCGGCTCGGCACGCGGCGCATCTCGTCCGGGCGTACGGCGCCTCGGTGGACGCGGTCGACTCCTCCCCCACGCAGCACGAACGGGCCCTCGCACGCTACGGGTCCCTGCCCGGACTGCGTCTGATCAGGGCGGACGCCGTCGAACACCTCGGCACGGCGGAACCGTACGACGTCGTCTACTCCGTCAACGCGGTGCCCTACGTCGATCCCCGCCGGCTGCTGCCCGCCCTCGCCGCAGCGCTCCGGCCCGGCGGGACGCTGTGCTTCACCGTGCTGCACACCAACTCCGTGGGAGAGGGTCCCTCGGCGGCCTTCGAGTCCCGGCCCGAGATCCTGCGGCTCGCCGGAGGCGGGGAGGTCGCCGTACGGATGTGGGTACTGACCCCGGAACTCTGGACGGACCTGCTCGGCGAGCACGGCCTGCGGGTCGCGGGTATCGACGTCCTCGACGCCCCGGAGGAGGGCAACCACGCCTCCTACCGGATCTTCCGGGCGACCCGGCCGGTCCGCGTCTCCTCCCGCCCGCGCACCAACCGGGGGCCGATCCCACACGCGGCGATCGGCGTCGGCGCCATCCTGTACGGCCCTCGCGGACTGCTTCTCGGCCGGCACCGCCGGGGTACCTGGGAGTTGCCGGGCGGCACGGTGGAGGCCGGGGAGTCACTGGCGGAGACGGTCGTGCGCGAACTCCGCGAGGAGACCGGCATCGAGGCCCGCCCGGCCGATGTCCGGCTGCTGGGCACGCTCCTCGACGACGTGGAGGGCGTGGTGCGGATGACCGTGGCCGCCCGGGTCACCGCCTGGCGGGGCGAGCCCTCGGACCAGCCCGACGAACGCGTGGGCGACTGGCGCTGGTTCGCCCTGGACCGGCTCCCCGAGAACCTGTTCGTGTGCAGCGCCCAGGGCCTGACCGCATGGCGCCCGGACCTGCCGATCGACCACACTCCGGCCCACTTCACGCCGTACGCCGGCTAG
- a CDS encoding cellulase family glycosylhydrolase: MRRTRKSPLSALLARLAALVGLVVLGVLCPSAAQAAEEPGAQATGLHISDGRLVEGNGNDFVMRGVNHAHTWYPNELGSLADIKAQGANTVRVVLADGHRWTANTASDVANVIAQCKANRLICVLEVHDTTGYGEDSAAGTLDQAADYWIGLKDVLAGQENYIVINIGNEPWGNTDPAGWTAPTIAAIQKLRNAGFEHTIMVDAPNWGQDWQGVMRANAQAVYAADTTGNLIFSIHMYSVFDTAAEITDYLNAFVSAKLPIVIGEFGGPADQWGDPDEDTMMATAEQLDIGYLAWSWSGNTDPILDLVLNFDPAQMTSWGQRIFHGANGIAQTAKEATVFGGGSGDTQAPTAPGAPTASAVTATSANLSWTASTDNVGIAGYDVVRVSGGNETTVAASTANSVTVTGLTADTAYSFAVYARDAAGNRSARSATVSVTTADMPAGSCSVGYRVVGEWQGGFQGEIAVRNTGTSAVSGWKLAFTFANGQTVSTMWGGTAAQSGGSVTVTPASYTNTIPAGGSVTVGFIGSKGATNTAPSAFTLNGASCVNG; encoded by the coding sequence GTGAGAAGAACAAGAAAGAGCCCCCTGAGCGCGTTACTGGCCCGACTGGCCGCCCTTGTCGGACTGGTGGTGCTCGGCGTCCTGTGCCCGAGCGCGGCCCAGGCCGCCGAGGAGCCCGGCGCCCAGGCCACAGGTCTGCACATCAGCGACGGTCGCCTGGTCGAAGGCAACGGCAACGACTTCGTCATGCGGGGCGTCAACCACGCCCACACCTGGTACCCGAACGAACTGGGGTCGCTGGCCGACATCAAGGCGCAGGGCGCCAACACCGTCCGGGTGGTCCTCGCCGACGGCCACCGCTGGACCGCCAACACCGCCTCGGACGTGGCCAACGTCATCGCCCAATGCAAGGCCAACCGGCTCATCTGCGTCCTGGAGGTGCACGACACCACCGGATACGGCGAGGACAGCGCGGCCGGCACCCTCGACCAGGCCGCCGACTACTGGATCGGCCTGAAGGACGTGCTCGCCGGCCAGGAGAACTACATCGTCATCAACATCGGCAACGAGCCCTGGGGCAACACCGACCCCGCCGGCTGGACCGCCCCGACGATCGCCGCGATCCAGAAGCTCCGGAACGCCGGCTTCGAGCACACGATCATGGTGGACGCCCCCAACTGGGGCCAGGACTGGCAGGGCGTCATGCGCGCCAACGCCCAGGCCGTGTACGCCGCCGACACCACCGGCAACCTGATCTTCTCGATCCACATGTACAGCGTCTTCGACACCGCGGCGGAGATCACCGACTATCTCAACGCCTTCGTCAGCGCCAAACTGCCCATCGTGATCGGGGAGTTCGGCGGCCCCGCCGACCAGTGGGGCGATCCGGACGAGGACACCATGATGGCCACCGCCGAGCAACTCGACATCGGTTACCTCGCCTGGTCCTGGAGCGGCAACACCGACCCGATCCTCGACCTCGTGCTCAACTTCGACCCGGCACAGATGACTTCATGGGGTCAGCGCATCTTCCACGGCGCCAACGGCATCGCGCAGACCGCCAAGGAAGCCACCGTTTTCGGCGGCGGTTCCGGTGACACCCAGGCCCCGACCGCTCCCGGCGCCCCGACCGCCTCGGCGGTGACGGCGACCTCCGCGAACCTCTCCTGGACGGCGTCCACTGACAACGTTGGCATCGCCGGATACGACGTCGTACGGGTCAGCGGTGGCAACGAGACGACGGTCGCGGCCTCGACGGCGAACTCGGTGACCGTGACGGGCCTGACGGCCGACACGGCGTACTCCTTCGCCGTTTACGCCCGTGATGCGGCCGGGAACCGGTCGGCCCGCTCGGCGACGGTGAGCGTCACCACCGCCGACATGCCCGCCGGGAGCTGCTCCGTCGGCTACCGCGTGGTCGGCGAGTGGCAGGGCGGTTTCCAGGGTGAGATCGCCGTCCGCAACACCGGCACGTCCGCCGTCAGCGGCTGGAAGCTCGCCTTCACCTTCGCCAACGGGCAGACCGTCTCCACCATGTGGGGCGGGACCGCCGCGCAGAGCGGTGGCTCGGTGACCGTCACGCCGGCCTCCTACACCAACACGATTCCGGCCGGGGGTTCGGTCACCGTCGGCTTCATCGGCAGCAAGGGCGCCACGAACACCGCCCCCTCCGCCTTCACACTCAACGGGGCGTCCTGCGTGAACGGTTGA
- a CDS encoding galactose-binding domain-containing protein, whose product MAGRTCRRRKNITITSLLFLVLATILGPTPSSAATDWWTPTARPTPDAQVNVTGAPFTGTDSAGEVKGFIDAHNHLFSNEAFGGRLICGKVFSEAGVADALKDCPEHYPDGTLALFDYITHGGDGKHDPVGWPSFKDWPAYDSMTHQANYYAWVERAWRGGQRVLVNDLVTNGMICSVYPFKDRSCDEMTSIRLQARMTYDLQAFIDKMYGGTGKGWFRIVTDSAQARQVIEQGKLAVVLGVETSEPFGCKQILDIGQCSKADIDKGLDELYGLGVRSMFLCHKFDNALCGVRFDEGGLGTAINVGQFLSTGTFWKTETCKGPQHDNPIGTAASEAEDDLPAGTEVPAYDKSAQCNVRGLTDLGEYAVRGMMKRKMMLEIDHMSVKATGQVLDIFEAANYPGVLSSHSWMDLNWTERVYSLGGFVAQYMHGSEGFAAEAKRTDALREKYDVGYGYGTDFNGIGDHPAPRGADAANKVTYPFKSVDGGSVIDKQTSGQRTFDFNTDGAAHVGMIPDWIEDIRLVGGQGVVDDLFRGAESYLDTWGAAEQHQASVDLAKGKTATASSSESNPFTSYQPGRAVDGDDSSRWASDWSDDQWWQVDLGSTNRVSKVTLDWERAYGKSYRIELSTDGTNWQTVWSTTSGDGGLDTAKFTGTPARYVRVHGLDRGTDWGYSLNEVGVHSA is encoded by the coding sequence ATGGCCGGACGCACCTGCCGCCGACGCAAGAACATCACCATCACCTCCCTGCTCTTCCTGGTACTGGCCACGATCCTGGGCCCCACGCCGAGTTCGGCGGCCACCGACTGGTGGACACCGACGGCCAGGCCCACCCCCGACGCCCAGGTCAACGTGACGGGAGCGCCCTTCACCGGCACCGACTCCGCGGGCGAGGTGAAAGGGTTCATCGACGCCCACAACCACCTCTTCTCCAACGAGGCCTTCGGCGGCCGGCTGATCTGCGGCAAGGTGTTCTCCGAGGCCGGAGTCGCCGACGCGCTCAAGGACTGTCCCGAGCACTACCCCGACGGCACCCTCGCGCTCTTCGACTACATCACCCACGGCGGCGACGGCAAGCACGACCCGGTGGGCTGGCCCTCCTTCAAGGACTGGCCGGCGTACGACTCCATGACCCATCAGGCCAACTACTACGCCTGGGTGGAGCGCGCCTGGCGCGGCGGGCAGCGGGTGCTGGTCAACGACCTCGTCACCAACGGCATGATCTGCTCCGTCTACCCGTTCAAGGACCGTAGTTGTGACGAGATGACCTCGATCCGCCTGCAGGCCAGGATGACGTACGACCTCCAGGCCTTCATCGACAAGATGTACGGCGGCACCGGAAAGGGCTGGTTCCGGATCGTCACCGACAGCGCGCAGGCCCGACAGGTCATCGAGCAGGGCAAGTTGGCGGTCGTGCTCGGTGTGGAGACCTCCGAGCCGTTCGGCTGCAAGCAGATCCTCGACATCGGGCAGTGCAGCAAGGCGGACATCGACAAGGGGCTCGACGAGCTGTACGGGCTGGGAGTGCGCTCCATGTTCCTGTGCCACAAGTTCGACAACGCCCTGTGCGGTGTCCGCTTCGACGAGGGCGGACTCGGAACCGCCATCAACGTAGGGCAGTTCCTGTCCACCGGCACCTTCTGGAAGACCGAGACCTGCAAGGGACCGCAGCACGACAACCCCATCGGTACGGCGGCCTCCGAGGCGGAGGACGACCTGCCGGCCGGTACCGAGGTCCCGGCGTACGACAAGTCCGCGCAGTGCAATGTCCGCGGGCTCACCGATCTCGGTGAGTACGCCGTGCGCGGCATGATGAAACGCAAGATGATGCTCGAGATCGACCACATGAGCGTCAAGGCCACCGGCCAGGTCCTCGACATCTTCGAGGCCGCGAACTACCCCGGCGTGCTCTCCTCGCACAGCTGGATGGATCTCAACTGGACCGAGCGGGTCTACTCGCTCGGCGGCTTCGTCGCCCAGTACATGCACGGCTCCGAAGGGTTCGCCGCGGAGGCGAAGCGCACCGACGCGCTGCGCGAGAAGTACGACGTGGGCTACGGCTACGGCACCGACTTCAACGGCATCGGCGACCACCCCGCACCACGCGGAGCGGACGCCGCGAACAAGGTGACGTACCCCTTCAAGAGCGTCGACGGCGGCTCGGTCATCGACAAACAGACCTCCGGACAGCGCACCTTCGACTTCAACACCGACGGGGCCGCCCATGTCGGCATGATCCCGGACTGGATCGAGGACATCCGGCTCGTCGGCGGCCAGGGTGTGGTGGACGACCTCTTCAGGGGCGCCGAGTCCTACCTCGACACCTGGGGCGCCGCCGAGCAGCACCAGGCGTCCGTCGACCTCGCCAAGGGGAAGACGGCCACGGCCAGTTCGTCCGAGTCCAACCCGTTCACCAGCTATCAGCCGGGGCGGGCCGTGGACGGCGACGACTCCAGCCGCTGGGCGAGCGACTGGAGCGACGACCAGTGGTGGCAGGTCGACCTGGGCTCCACGAACCGGGTCTCCAAGGTCACGCTCGACTGGGAGCGGGCGTACGGGAAGTCGTACCGGATCGAGCTCTCGACCGACGGGACGAACTGGCAGACCGTCTGGTCGACCACCTCCGGGGACGGCGGTCTGGACACCGCCAAGTTCACCGGTACTCCGGCCCGTTACGTGCGCGTCCACGGCCTCGACCGCGGCACCGACTGGGGATACTCGCTCAACGAGGTCGGCGTCCACAGCGCCTGA
- a CDS encoding TetR/AcrR family transcriptional regulator — MARMPSAERRRQLTEAAIRAMARDGVAKTTTRSIAAEAGVSLSVFHYCFDSKQALIEAVITTLTDHSVTVVQEALRPRDTLEETVAAGFRAYWDHVRAHPEAHMLTYELTQYALREPGFEHLARRQYELYGEAYAELIEQLRRGMDLELRVPVSVLARYLAAMTDGLTLNYLVLGDAAAWADILDTVTAHIAGLVR, encoded by the coding sequence ATGGCACGTATGCCGTCGGCCGAGCGACGCCGGCAGCTGACCGAGGCCGCGATCAGGGCGATGGCCCGGGACGGCGTCGCGAAGACGACGACCCGGTCCATCGCCGCCGAGGCCGGCGTGTCCCTCAGCGTCTTCCACTACTGCTTCGACTCCAAGCAGGCCCTGATCGAGGCCGTCATCACGACCCTCACCGACCACTCCGTCACCGTGGTCCAGGAGGCGCTGCGCCCCCGGGACACCCTGGAGGAGACCGTCGCCGCCGGGTTCCGGGCGTACTGGGACCATGTCCGCGCCCACCCCGAGGCGCACATGCTCACCTATGAGCTCACCCAGTACGCCCTGCGCGAGCCGGGATTCGAGCACCTGGCCAGGCGCCAGTACGAGCTGTACGGCGAGGCCTACGCCGAGCTCATCGAGCAGCTGCGCCGGGGCATGGATCTGGAGCTGCGGGTGCCCGTCTCCGTGCTGGCCCGCTATCTCGCGGCCATGACCGACGGGCTTACCCTGAACTACCTCGTCCTCGGTGACGCGGCCGCCTGGGCGGACATCCTCGACACGGTCACGGCGCACATCGCGGGTCTGGTGCGCTGA
- a CDS encoding VOC family protein has protein sequence MDITIRASFLPHDDPEASLAFYRDVLGFEVRGDVGRDRTRRLTVGPVGQADTSVVLHPVTDAAELLLATPDLDSVFERLQARAEVIQEPIEQPYGIRDCAFLDPAGNMIRVQELR, from the coding sequence ATGGACATCACGATTCGGGCGAGCTTCCTCCCGCACGACGACCCGGAGGCGTCCCTGGCCTTCTACCGGGACGTGCTGGGCTTCGAGGTCCGCGGTGACGTCGGCCGCGACAGAACGCGCCGGCTCACGGTCGGGCCCGTCGGCCAGGCCGACACGTCGGTCGTGCTGCACCCGGTGACCGACGCCGCCGAGCTCCTGCTCGCCACCCCCGACCTCGACTCCGTCTTCGAGCGGCTCCAGGCCCGCGCAGAGGTGATCCAGGAGCCGATCGAGCAGCCGTACGGCATTCGGGACTGTGCCTTCCTCGACCCCGCGGGCAACATGATCCGCGTCCAGGAGCTGCGCTGA